A genomic segment from Capra hircus breed San Clemente chromosome 7, ASM170441v1, whole genome shotgun sequence encodes:
- the SIRT6 gene encoding NAD-dependent protein deacetylase sirtuin-6 isoform X2, producing the protein MAHAPGEGRPGTKDENTAPPSSSSHPISGGSGRNKGNFIVPVGAVRMSVNYAAGLSPYADKGKCGLPEVFDPPEELEQKVWELAQLIWQSSSVVFHTGAGISTASGIPDFRGPHGVWTMEERGLAPKFDTTFENAQPTKTHMALVQLERVGLLRFLVSQNVDGLHVRSGFPRDKLAELHGNMFVEECVKCKTQYVRDTVVGSMGLKPTGRLCTVAKSRGLRACRGELRDTILDWEDSLPDRDLTLADEASRLPSPEVTEPESEPRSSPPAAPLLPTRLRGGPAEGKCQRQAMAGPPAEECRPVHHTGHLPANPAQREPSPRHQAPWRSPGYRQPSAHQARPPRRPANPRLC; encoded by the exons ATGGCGCATGCGCCTGGCGAGGGGCGGCCAGGTACGAAAGATGAGAATACGGCTCCTCCTTCTTCCTCGTCCCACCCTATTTCCGGCGGAAGCGGCCGCAACAAGGGAAACTTTATTGTTCCCGTTGGTGCAGTGAGGATGTCGGTGAATTACGCGGCGGGGCTTTCGCCGTATGCGGACAAGGGCAAGTGCGGTCTACCCGAG GTCTTCGACCCCCCCGAGGAGTTGGAGCAGAAGGTGTGGGAGCTGGCACAGCTCATCTGGCAGTCCTCCAGTGTGGTGTTCCACACAGGCGCAGGCATCAGCACTGCCTCAGGCATCCCCGACTTCAG GGGCCCCCATGGCGTCTGGACGATGGAGGAGCGGGGCCTGGCCCCCAAGTTCGACACTACCTTTGAGAATGCCCAGCCCACAAAGACCCACATGGCGCTGGTGCAGCTGGAGCGCGTGGGCCTCCTGCGCTTCCTGGTCAGCCAGAACGTGGACGGACTGCACGTGCGCTCCGGCTTCCCCAG AGACAAGCTGGCAGAGCTCCACGGAAACATGTTTGTAGAAGAATGTGTCAAGTGTAAGAC GCAGTATGTCCGGGACACCGTGGTGGGCAGCATGGGCCTAAAACCCACAGGCCGGCTCTGCACCGTGGCCAAGTCCAGGGGACTGCGGGCCTGCAG GGGGGAGCTGAGAGACACTatcctggattgggaggattcCCTGCCTGACCGGGACCTCACCTTGGCCGACGAGGCCAGCAG gctgcccaGCCCAGAAGTGACTGAGCCAGAATCAGAACCCAGGAGTTCCCCACCAGCAGCTCCACTTCTGCCGACAAGGTTGAGGGGTGGCCCGGCAGAAGGGAAGTGTCAGAGGCAGGCCATGGCTGGGCCCCCAGCAGAG GAGTGCAGACCTGTCCATCACACTGGGCACCTCCCTGCAAATCCGGCCCAGCGGGAACCTTCCCCTCGCCACCAAGCGCCGTGGAGGTCGCCTGGTTATCGTCAACCTTCAGCCCACCAAGCAC GACCGCCACGCAGACCTGCGAATCCACGGTTATGTTGA
- the SIRT6 gene encoding NAD-dependent protein deacetylase sirtuin-6 isoform X3, whose protein sequence is MRTRASAVYPRGPHGVWTMEERGLAPKFDTTFENAQPTKTHMALVQLERVGLLRFLVSQNVDGLHVRSGFPRDKLAELHGNMFVEECVKCKTQYVRDTVVGSMGLKPTGRLCTVAKSRGLRACRGELRDTILDWEDSLPDRDLTLADEASRSADLSITLGTSLQIRPSGNLPLATKRRGGRLVIVNLQPTKHDRHADLRIHGYVDEVMTRLMKHLGLEIPAWDGPHVVERALPPLPRPPAPKLEPKEEDSPQLDSPVPASPKQEPTAEPCTQHNGSGPTSPKREQPDSPAPHRPPKRVKTEVVPS, encoded by the exons ATGCGGACAAGGGCAAGTGCGGTCTACCCGAG GGGCCCCCATGGCGTCTGGACGATGGAGGAGCGGGGCCTGGCCCCCAAGTTCGACACTACCTTTGAGAATGCCCAGCCCACAAAGACCCACATGGCGCTGGTGCAGCTGGAGCGCGTGGGCCTCCTGCGCTTCCTGGTCAGCCAGAACGTGGACGGACTGCACGTGCGCTCCGGCTTCCCCAG AGACAAGCTGGCAGAGCTCCACGGAAACATGTTTGTAGAAGAATGTGTCAAGTGTAAGAC GCAGTATGTCCGGGACACCGTGGTGGGCAGCATGGGCCTAAAACCCACAGGCCGGCTCTGCACCGTGGCCAAGTCCAGGGGACTGCGGGCCTGCAG GGGGGAGCTGAGAGACACTatcctggattgggaggattcCCTGCCTGACCGGGACCTCACCTTGGCCGACGAGGCCAGCAG GAGTGCAGACCTGTCCATCACACTGGGCACCTCCCTGCAAATCCGGCCCAGCGGGAACCTTCCCCTCGCCACCAAGCGCCGTGGAGGTCGCCTGGTTATCGTCAACCTTCAGCCCACCAAGCAC GACCGCCACGCAGACCTGCGAATCCACGGTTATGTTGATGAGGTCATGACGCGGCTCATGAAACACCTGGGCCTGGAGATCCCGGCCTGGGACGGCCCCCACGTGGTGGAGAGGGCACTGCCGCCCCTGCCACGCCCACCTGCCCCCAAGCTGGAGCCCAAGGAGGAGGACTCCCCCCAGCTCGACAGCCCAGTGCCTGCCAGCCCCAAGCAGGAACCCACAGCTGAGCCCTGCACCCAGCACAATGGTTCCGGACCCACCAGCCCCAAAAGGGAACAGCCGGACAGCCCTGCCCCTCACAGGCCTCCCAAAAGAGTGAAAACCGAGGTGGTTCCTAGCTGA
- the SIRT6 gene encoding NAD-dependent protein deacetylase sirtuin-6 isoform X1, with amino-acid sequence MAHAPGEGRPGTKDENTAPPSSSSHPISGGSGRNKGNFIVPVGAVRMSVNYAAGLSPYADKGKCGLPEVFDPPEELEQKVWELAQLIWQSSSVVFHTGAGISTASGIPDFRGPHGVWTMEERGLAPKFDTTFENAQPTKTHMALVQLERVGLLRFLVSQNVDGLHVRSGFPRDKLAELHGNMFVEECVKCKTQYVRDTVVGSMGLKPTGRLCTVAKSRGLRACRGELRDTILDWEDSLPDRDLTLADEASRSADLSITLGTSLQIRPSGNLPLATKRRGGRLVIVNLQPTKHDRHADLRIHGYVDEVMTRLMKHLGLEIPAWDGPHVVERALPPLPRPPAPKLEPKEEDSPQLDSPVPASPKQEPTAEPCTQHNGSGPTSPKREQPDSPAPHRPPKRVKTEVVPS; translated from the exons ATGGCGCATGCGCCTGGCGAGGGGCGGCCAGGTACGAAAGATGAGAATACGGCTCCTCCTTCTTCCTCGTCCCACCCTATTTCCGGCGGAAGCGGCCGCAACAAGGGAAACTTTATTGTTCCCGTTGGTGCAGTGAGGATGTCGGTGAATTACGCGGCGGGGCTTTCGCCGTATGCGGACAAGGGCAAGTGCGGTCTACCCGAG GTCTTCGACCCCCCCGAGGAGTTGGAGCAGAAGGTGTGGGAGCTGGCACAGCTCATCTGGCAGTCCTCCAGTGTGGTGTTCCACACAGGCGCAGGCATCAGCACTGCCTCAGGCATCCCCGACTTCAG GGGCCCCCATGGCGTCTGGACGATGGAGGAGCGGGGCCTGGCCCCCAAGTTCGACACTACCTTTGAGAATGCCCAGCCCACAAAGACCCACATGGCGCTGGTGCAGCTGGAGCGCGTGGGCCTCCTGCGCTTCCTGGTCAGCCAGAACGTGGACGGACTGCACGTGCGCTCCGGCTTCCCCAG AGACAAGCTGGCAGAGCTCCACGGAAACATGTTTGTAGAAGAATGTGTCAAGTGTAAGAC GCAGTATGTCCGGGACACCGTGGTGGGCAGCATGGGCCTAAAACCCACAGGCCGGCTCTGCACCGTGGCCAAGTCCAGGGGACTGCGGGCCTGCAG GGGGGAGCTGAGAGACACTatcctggattgggaggattcCCTGCCTGACCGGGACCTCACCTTGGCCGACGAGGCCAGCAG GAGTGCAGACCTGTCCATCACACTGGGCACCTCCCTGCAAATCCGGCCCAGCGGGAACCTTCCCCTCGCCACCAAGCGCCGTGGAGGTCGCCTGGTTATCGTCAACCTTCAGCCCACCAAGCAC GACCGCCACGCAGACCTGCGAATCCACGGTTATGTTGATGAGGTCATGACGCGGCTCATGAAACACCTGGGCCTGGAGATCCCGGCCTGGGACGGCCCCCACGTGGTGGAGAGGGCACTGCCGCCCCTGCCACGCCCACCTGCCCCCAAGCTGGAGCCCAAGGAGGAGGACTCCCCCCAGCTCGACAGCCCAGTGCCTGCCAGCCCCAAGCAGGAACCCACAGCTGAGCCCTGCACCCAGCACAATGGTTCCGGACCCACCAGCCCCAAAAGGGAACAGCCGGACAGCCCTGCCCCTCACAGGCCTCCCAAAAGAGTGAAAACCGAGGTGGTTCCTAGCTGA
- the SIRT6 gene encoding NAD-dependent protein deacetylase sirtuin-6 isoform X4, which produces MRTRASAVYPRDKLAELHGNMFVEECVKCKTQYVRDTVVGSMGLKPTGRLCTVAKSRGLRACRGELRDTILDWEDSLPDRDLTLADEASRSADLSITLGTSLQIRPSGNLPLATKRRGGRLVIVNLQPTKHDRHADLRIHGYVDEVMTRLMKHLGLEIPAWDGPHVVERALPPLPRPPAPKLEPKEEDSPQLDSPVPASPKQEPTAEPCTQHNGSGPTSPKREQPDSPAPHRPPKRVKTEVVPS; this is translated from the exons ATGCGGACAAGGGCAAGTGCGGTCTACCCGAG AGACAAGCTGGCAGAGCTCCACGGAAACATGTTTGTAGAAGAATGTGTCAAGTGTAAGAC GCAGTATGTCCGGGACACCGTGGTGGGCAGCATGGGCCTAAAACCCACAGGCCGGCTCTGCACCGTGGCCAAGTCCAGGGGACTGCGGGCCTGCAG GGGGGAGCTGAGAGACACTatcctggattgggaggattcCCTGCCTGACCGGGACCTCACCTTGGCCGACGAGGCCAGCAG GAGTGCAGACCTGTCCATCACACTGGGCACCTCCCTGCAAATCCGGCCCAGCGGGAACCTTCCCCTCGCCACCAAGCGCCGTGGAGGTCGCCTGGTTATCGTCAACCTTCAGCCCACCAAGCAC GACCGCCACGCAGACCTGCGAATCCACGGTTATGTTGATGAGGTCATGACGCGGCTCATGAAACACCTGGGCCTGGAGATCCCGGCCTGGGACGGCCCCCACGTGGTGGAGAGGGCACTGCCGCCCCTGCCACGCCCACCTGCCCCCAAGCTGGAGCCCAAGGAGGAGGACTCCCCCCAGCTCGACAGCCCAGTGCCTGCCAGCCCCAAGCAGGAACCCACAGCTGAGCCCTGCACCCAGCACAATGGTTCCGGACCCACCAGCCCCAAAAGGGAACAGCCGGACAGCCCTGCCCCTCACAGGCCTCCCAAAAGAGTGAAAACCGAGGTGGTTCCTAGCTGA